From the Clupea harengus chromosome 15, Ch_v2.0.2, whole genome shotgun sequence genome, one window contains:
- the ak9 gene encoding adenylate kinase 9, producing MSTRSDTQTPTMYTLVDKLCEDEGEEDVLLSKPTCFVIFGKPGAGKTTLAKKLAHSWKCVLIDDTEMLNSLIGEEEQPSELLVTVKEGKAIREEKVVELILEKLNSAEVKHYGYVLSCMPCSSEEYLTAHEQVELIRNLSMPPDVLINIKCTDGDLLRRLSGLRQHPLTGRVFQREQWDPEKKEPKKRQRDPDQEQEEEEDEEEEEEQVEETNEPTEYRELQADMITHLVRSRDNDPDNIYHRIVLYKDTVLRPLEDYLADHDPLYLFELDGNRDPEELFMSVISRLEGMALRRALVPIRLQQTDEEIPDEIDTEELLRSLSASRMLAPGMRWRRSRWGRACPVALKEGTITKGKPEFSVGFLDKIYILSSELALHKFLTNPRPYLQPLNPRPPCKVAVTGHPCTGKTTLCQRLAEHYGAVIINMEALMEPVIEALKTEWLNKLRYDTTVVAIERIKVKKDVDNLFDKERDIVEERQGVDVTDPAGADKALSDKTSEEEEVTENHPEVQAIVKETLKKEEKSTIQPPIDLYVEVLQKRIQEIEAEDADQKFKRGWVLDNFPRNRAELASIQEMGAVVRPDILFCLMQHGDEDGKTILTRLYEQNKEEVDAAVLKRLEEAKKQKDQNALQRIMQEPEDESETAETKLESVPEEPEAEEAPVKTEEAFPDGPEMEVYKTLHGRFVVEWDSMESSITGRYTLLHLNGRTVEQLLQEMITEMERPFKYVAWELSGLDLDAEEEDAQALASLEVADEAEEEEGGPKRVLGDTQHFCPVSLKEMGCLVPCMDEYAAKYRERAYYFSSPETRERFISSPEEYICATQLFKAPALRLLIMGVRGSGKTTHGRWLADQLGLFHIEFRECLQQHILAKTKQRVVRADEFDPEVEPPEELHFLQTQVEALAQAEVEGQADGEGEEATNDEENAKQKEPEPELTDEEEAIRLYLYDGVALPHEVLEMALSPWWEQEPYRSTGFILEGFPQGLDELAFLAERRLYPDAVLIMSLDVSNLQARIMPPLLTRWKEKRDHRRDMQRQVKELHAKLRAHNVAQRRAELLAEHSANNQTMSSQVRDELNLEDEDEDEQEEEQWEEELEAQLLEEFPQEGEEGNEDEEETETAAEERLQIEIADRFDTDDNNLTMIGDQLADYQIPRIEVSVGKKLRIVRYQLLQKVRPLLLNRESLFLRGQPISTSLAQKLLHNNYKNHSAFGFWDPVRFAGGDLIQPMQGPSNPSYPVMLNQLIYFFCSKATRNTFLSNPVKYLRQRRPNISLPIKLAIIGPPKSGKSTVASVFVREYGMVRLSLGSVMRSVLSVKPLTELATQMLKHLKKGATVSDELAIQCLEVALMDLSCSTRGYVLDGFPMTKRQADLMEERGIIPMLVVEMELDTVEVLKRVLRNKMKPARPFPQHDSPSILTVRSSCFRQEVGAVRQHYQLQHQNWLPVDAQRSKWWVWSHVLERTRLSMASIHTYMERISNGKAASIAHLCIAPKELQARLGEFGQYCPVSLAQQHHLVDCSQTSSLEFAAEYRGHYYKMATKECLQKFLETPERFVIPGCPNSFPPPHLLPRKLTAAQVKSRFPQQVELKGYCPVTFGDGQLRAEALVRGNMEFAIEYRGKIYVVENEEKQEKFLRMPQLYWDQKLPHKLPPLGEPVQLTSLPMLGYLEQGVAKSIIKAMTAVGCLKPKFPYLPVKRSALLYVAFYLKAFNPRLSDYTRKKYKRQLAQFEENCELITYLGFTMTAKYKLPQEQPIDFEYKLQRFLALETSCESTQLAGR from the exons ATGTCTACGAGGtcagacacccagacacccacAATGTACACGCTAGTTGACAAACTATGTGAGGATGAAGGCGAAGAGGATGTTTTGCTGTCCAAACCAACCTGTTTTGTCATTTTCGGGAAACCA GGAGCAGGAAAAACCACCCTTGCCAAAAAACTGGCCCActcctggaaatgtgttctcaTTGATG ATACAGAGATGCTCAACAGTCTCATAGGTGAAGAGGAGCAGCCGTCagag CTGCTCGTAACTGTCAAGGAAGGGAAAGCAATTCGCGAGGAGAAGGTGGTCGAGTTGATTCTGGAGAAACTGAACTCCGCTGAGGTGAAGCACTATG GGTATGTGCTCAGCTGTATGCCCTGTTCATCAGAAGAGTACCTGACAGCCCATGAGCAGGTTGAACTAATCAGAAACCTGTCCATGCCTCCAGATGTCCTCATCAACATCAAG tgcacaGACGGGGATCTGTTGCGGAGGCTGTCGGGCCTGCGGCAGCACCCCTTAACTGGCCGCGTGTTCCAGAGGGAGCAGTGGGACCCAGAGAAGAAGGAGCCcaaaaagaggcagagagacccGGACCaggagcaagaggaggaggaggatgaggaggaggaggaggaacaagtGGAGGAGACtaacgag ccaacAGAGTACAGAGAGCTCCAGGCGGACATGATCACACACCTGGTGCGCTCGAGAGACAACGACCCCGATAACATCTACCACAGGATCGTGCTTTACAAGGACACTGTGCTTAGACCACTGGAG GACTACCTGGCGGATCATGACCCTCTGTATCTGTTTGAACTGGATGGGAATCGGGATCCTGAGGAGCTCTTTATG tcagtgATCTCCCGTCTGGAGGGTATGGCATTGCGTCGTGCTCTAGTTCCCATCCGTCTACAGCAGACAGACGAGGAAATTCCTGATGAGATTGACACG GAGGAGCTGCTGCGTTCTCTGTCTGCCTCCAGGATGTTGGCTCCAGGCATGCGCTGGAGAAGGAGTCGCTGGGGAAGAGCCTGCCCGGTTGCCCTCAAGGAGGGCACCATCACAAAGGGCAAACCTGAGTTCtctgtggg tTTCCTGGATAAGATCTACATCCTTTCCTCTGAGCTGGCCCTGCACAAGTTCCTGACTAACCCGCGGCCCTATCTGCAGCCCCTCAACCCCCGACCGCCCTGTAAGGTGGCAGTGACCGGGCACCCGTGCACAGGCAAGACCACGCTGTGCCAGCGTCTGGCCGAACACTACGGGGCCGTGATCATCAACATGGAGGCGCTGATGGAGCCCGTCATAGAGGCCTTGAAGACG GAGTGGCTGAACAAGCTCAGGTATGACACAACGGTGGTCGCCATTGAAAGGATCAAAGTCAAGAAAGACGTGGATAACTTGTTCGACAAAg AACGAGACATAGTTGAGGAGCGTCAGGGGGTGGATGTCACAGACCCAGCTGGAGCAG ATAAGGCCCTGAGTGACAAGACCAGTGAAG AAGAGGAGGTGACAGAGAATCACCCGGAGGTGCAGGCCATCGTTAAGGAGACCCtgaaaaaggaggagaagagcaccATCCAGCCACCCATCGACCTATACGTGGAGGTCTTACAGAAACGCATCCAAGAG ATTGAGGCGGAGGATGCGGACCAGAAGTTCAAAAGGGGCTGGGTGCTGGATAACTTCCCCAGGAACCGGGCCGAACTGGCCTCCATCCAGGAAATGGGTGCCGTGGTCAGGCCCGACATCCTCTTCTGTCTGATGCAGCACGGAGACGAAGACG GAAAGACCATCCTGACCCGACTCTATGAGCAGAACAAGGAGGAGGTGGATGCTGCCGTCCTCAAGAGGCTTGAAGAGGCCAAGAAGCAAAAGGACCAGAATGCCTT aCAGCGAATAATGCAGGAGCCCGAGGATGAATCAGAAACAGCAGAGACCAAACTAGAGTCTGTACCAGAGGAGCCTGAGG caGAAGAGGCCCCTGTGAAGACTGAGGAGGCCTTCCCTGACGGCCCTGAGATGGAGGTGTATAAGACACTGCATGGGAGGTTTGTGGTGGAGTGGGACAGCATGGAGTCCTCCATCACCGGGCGCTACACCCTGCTGCACCTCAACGGAAGGACCGTCgagcagctgctgcaggagaTGATCACAGAGATGGAGC GTCCCTTCAAATACGTGGCTTGGGAGCTGTCAGGTTTGGACCTGGATGCGGAAGAGGAGGATGCACAGGCTCTGGCAAGCTTGGAGGTAGCTGATGAAGctgaggag GAGGAAGGGGGCCCTAAGCGTGTGTTGGGGGACACGCAGCACTTCTGCCCGGTGTCCCTGAAGGAGATGGGCTGCCTGGTGCCCTGCATGGATGAGTACGCAGCCAAGTACCGTGAGAGAGCCTACTACTTCTCCAGCCCTGAGACACGAGAGAGGTTCATCAGTAGCCCCGAGGAATATATCTGTGCCACACAGCTATtcaag gcCCCAGCCCTGCGTCTCCTGATTATGGGGGTGCGGGGCTCGGGTAAGACCACCCACGGCCGCTGGCTGGCTGACCAGCTGGGCCTCTTCCACATCGAGTTCCGCGAGTGCCTGCAGCAGCATATCCTGGCCAAGACCAAGCAGCGTGTGGTGCGCGCCGACGAGTTCGACCCCGAAGTGGAGCCTCCCGAGGAGCTGCACTTCCTCCAGACGCAGGTGGAGGCGCTGGCCCAGGCTGAGGTGGAGGGACAGGCCGACGGGGAGGGCGAGGAAGCAACCAATGATGAGGAGAATGCAaaacagaag gagcctgagcctgagctgaCAGATGAGGAGGAAGCCATAAGGTTGTACCTGTATGATGGAGTCGCACTGCCTCATGAGGTGCTGGAGATGGCACTGTCACCGTGGTGGGAACAGGAGCCctacag GTCCACTGGTTTCATCCTGGAGGGTTTCCCCCAGGGCTTGGATGAGCTGGCTTTCCTGGCGGAGCGCCGGCTGTACCCGGATGCCGTTCTGATCATGTCTCTGGATGTGAGCAACTTGCAGGCGCGCATCATGCCCCCGCTGCTGACCCGCTGGAAGGAGAAGCGAGACCACAGGAGAGACATGCAGCGTCAGGTCAAGGAGCTGCACGCCAAactcagg GCCCATAATGTTGCTCAGAGGAGAGCTGAACTCCTGGCCGAGCACTCAGCTAATAACCAAACCATGTCCAGTCAA GTGCGTGACGAGTTGAACTTggaggacgaggatgaggacgagcaggaggaagagcagtgggaggaggagctggaggcgcagctgctggaggagttcccccaggagggggaggagggcaatgaggatgaggaggagacggAGACCGCCGCTGAGGAGCGTCTGCAGATTGAGATCGCAGACCGCTTTGACACCGATGACAACAACCTCACCATGATAGGG gaCCAGCTGGCTGACTATCAGATCCCGCGGATTGAGGTGAGTGTGGGCAAAAAGTTACGGATCGTGCGCTACCAGCTGCTGCAGAAGGTCAGGCCCCTGCTGCTCAATCGGGAATCCCTGTTCCTGCGgggccagccaatcagcaccaGCCTGGCCCAAAAGCTGCTCCACAACAACTACAAAAACCACAGCGCCTTTGGCTTCTGGGACCCTGTTAGG TTTGCGGGGGGAGACCTGATCCAGCCCATGCAGGGTCCCTCAAACCCGAGCTACCCAGTGATGCTGAACCAGTTAATCTACTTCTTCTGCTCCAAAGCCACCCGCAACACCTTCCTCAGCAACCCAGTCAAATACCTACGCCAGCGCAGGCCCAACATCTCGCTGCCAATCAAACTGGCCATCATCGGCCCGCCCAAATCAGGAAAGAGCACAG tggcgagcgtgtttgtgcgtgagtaTGGTATGGTACGTCTGTCTCTGGGCTCCGTGATgaggagtgtgttgagtgtgaagCCACTCACTGAGCTGGCCACACAGATGCTCAAGCACCTTAAGAAGGGAGCCACTGTTTCCGATGAGCTTGCTATTCAGTGCCTGGAGGTGGCGCTCATGGACCTCTCCTGCAGCACACGCGG gtatgtatTGGATGGTTTTCCTATGACCAAACGGCAGGCAGATCTAATGGAGGAGCGAGGCATCATCCCCATGCTTGTGGTTGAGATGGAGCTGGACACGGTTGAGGTCCTCAAGAGGGTTCTCAGGAACAAGATGAAACCAGCCAG GCCCTTCCCTCAGCATGACAGCCCCTCCATCCTGACGGTGCGTAGCTCCTGCTTCAGGCAGGAGGTGGGGGCGGTGCGCCAGCACTACCAGCTCCAACACCAGAACTGGCTGCCGGTGGATGCCCAGCGCAGCAAGTGGTGGGTGTGGAGCCATGTGCTGGAGCGAACACGCCTCAGCATGGCTAGCATACACACCTACATGGAGCGCATAAGCAACG GCAAGGCGGCGAGCATCGCCCATCTGTGTATCGCTCCCAAAGAGCTACAGGCTCGCCTGGGGGAGTTTGGCCAGTATTGCCCTGTGAGCCTGGCTCAACAGCACCACCTGGTGGACTGCTCCCAGACCAGCTCCTTGGAGTTTGCCGCAGAGTACCGCGGACACTACTACAAGATGGCCACCAAAGAGTGCCTGCAG AAATTTCTTGAAACTCCAGAGCGCTTTGTGATCCCGGGATGCCCAAATTCTTTCCCACCTCCCCACCTGTTGCCACGGAAACTGACAGCAGCACAAGTGAAGAGCCGATTCCCCCAGCAGGTGGAGCTGAAGGGCTACTGCCCCGTTACCTTCGGGGATGGGCAGCTGAG GGCCGAGGCCCTGGTGAGGGGGAACATGGAGTTTGCCATAGAATACCGGGGGAAGATCTACGTCGTCGAGAATGAGGAGAAACAGGAGAAGTTCCTAAG GATGCCTCAGTTGTACTGGGACCAGAAGCTCCCCCATAAGTTGCCCCCACTCGGAGAGCCAGTTCAGCTCACCTCTCTGCCCATGCTGGGCTATCTTGAGCAG ggtgtggcAAAATCCATCATTAAGGCCATGACTGCAGTGGGATGTCTAAAGCCAAAGTTCCCCTACCTACCTGTGAAGAGATCTGCTTTGCTATATGTGGCCTTCTACCTCAAAG cattTAACCCACGTCTCTCAGATTACACCCGCAAGAAGTACAAGCGCCAGCTGGCCCAGTTCGAGGAGAACTGTGAGCTCATCACCTACCTGGGCTTCACCATGACAGCGAAGTACAAGTTGCCTCAGGAGCAGCCCATTGACTTTGAATATAAACTGCAGCGCTTCCTTGCTCTGGAGACTTCCTGTGAATCAACTCAACTAGCTGGCAGATAA
- the LOC122133527 gene encoding uncharacterized protein LOC122133527, with translation MAEPELSDRGGAYGHSQESCNNRCIPPWLGRDTRGLGNKREVEPESAIVSHKLSGVTSSLADAESFSSPAKGASCPSLHGQHDCCSIREQTRGAKISTATHACTQTDFVGQQSFSISESYTRPWSSESGSGPAVSGRPTLQRVEAQHQSVRSDLVDFRQDISGPVCVTRHSSMPSLLLSPGAERSTWSRRSSARMAESCSSLRISTHRVNSAHPGQGEGERFIANSNCSPMAGETLVSGDNRNVVQGTMAASVTQGPTDSGEGGDISPQPREASAMGLAVEWNNLNATGLPPNVIKTIQSARAASTRCKWSVFERWCVTTHEIPYQCSISIILSFLHDLIDRGRAFSTIKVFLGRDLCMPRRHWGQISGATPTSCSIHERSAQEPTGLKTASSIVGPVHGAGGDFGSSF, from the coding sequence ATGGCGGAACCCGAACTTTCTGACAGAGGGGGTGCCTATGGGCACAGTCAGGAAAGTTGTAACAACAGATGCATCCCTCCTTGGTTGGGGAGGGACACACGAGGGCTGGGCAATAAACGGGAAGTGGAACCCGAGTCTGCGATCGTGTCACATAAATTATCTGGAGTTACAAGCAGTTTGGCTGACGCTGAATCATTTTCTTCCCCTGCTAAAGGGGCATCATGTCCTAGTTTGCACGGACAACACGACTGTTGTAGCATACGTGAACAGACAAGGGGGGCTAAGATCTCGACCGCTACACACGCTTGCACGCAAACTGATTTTGTGGGGCAGCAATCATTTTCCATCTCTGAGAGCTACACACGTCCCTGGAGTTCAGAATCTGGCAGCGGACCTGCTGTCTCGGGGCGACCCACTCTACAGCGAGTGGAGGCTCAGCACCAAAGTGTGCGATCAGATCTGGTTGATTTTCGGCAGGACATCAGTGGACCTGTTTGCGTCACACGACACAGCTCAATGCcctctttacttctctctccgGGAGCTGAACGCTCCACTTGGAGTAGACGCTCTAGCGCACGAATGGCCGAATCATGCTCTTCTCTACGCATTTCCACCCATCGCGTTAATTCCGCCCACCCTGGCCAGGGTGAGGGAGAAAGGTTTATCGCTAATTCTAATTGCTCCCCGATGGCCGGGGAAACATTGGTTAGCGGAGATAATAGAAATGTTGTACAGGGAACCATGGCAGCTTCCGTTACACAGGGACCTACTGACTCAGGCGAAGGGGGAGATATTTCACCCCAACCCAGAGAGGCTAGCGCTATGGGCTTGGCCGTTGAATGGAACAATTTAAATGCAACAGGTCTACCGCCTAATGTGATTAAAACCATACAAAGTGCAAGAGCGGCCTCGACGAGGTGCAAATGGTCAGTGTTTGAACGATGGTGCGTGACTACGCACGAGATTCCATATCAATGTTCCATCTCGATAATTCTATCTTTCCTACACGATCTAATCGACAGGGGCAGAGCCTTCTCGACCATTAAAGTGTTTTTAGGCCGCGATCTCTGCATGCCACGTCGGCATTGGGGGCAAATCAGTGGGGCAACACCCACTAGTTGTTCGATTCATGAAAGGAGCGCGCAGGAGCCTACCGGTCTCAAAACCGCTAGCTCCATCGTGGGAcctgtccatggtgctggagGTGATTTCGGCTCCTCCTTTTGA